In Archangium violaceum, the following are encoded in one genomic region:
- a CDS encoding RNA ligase family protein — translation MEQPPRFRPYAKMPASGEPRSQPSPGGAWIALEKIHGAQLVIAVRAGQVWFGKRKAWLSEEESFFGWQLLRAPLGAAARRMTQALEAEASTVYFYGELFGGHYPHPAVPSVPGLSAVQTGIWYAPDLHWSPFDVLVARDDEDEGTLLAHHELEAVASDAGVLTPPVLRRGTRSDMDTVPTRGPTRVPGLLGLPPIADNVAEGLVIKSDQRVPPSARASFKRKIEEFSEGRFDESEAWNPHQPLSVEALAGWSARLVNPARIASALSKCGRDRVEPLLDEVVLDVLMDLELAFPLAYRSLDAMAEDFLSARIRERALPLIQAALAPHDSQ, via the coding sequence ATGGAACAGCCTCCGCGCTTCCGGCCTTACGCCAAGATGCCCGCCTCTGGGGAGCCCAGGTCCCAACCCAGCCCTGGCGGCGCCTGGATCGCGCTCGAGAAGATTCACGGCGCGCAGCTCGTCATCGCGGTGCGCGCGGGGCAGGTGTGGTTCGGCAAGCGCAAGGCGTGGCTGTCCGAGGAAGAGTCTTTCTTTGGCTGGCAGCTCCTGCGCGCGCCACTGGGGGCCGCGGCCCGACGCATGACCCAGGCGCTAGAGGCCGAGGCCAGCACCGTGTACTTCTACGGTGAGCTGTTCGGCGGACACTACCCCCACCCAGCGGTGCCCTCCGTGCCGGGCCTGTCCGCCGTGCAGACAGGTATCTGGTACGCGCCGGACCTGCATTGGTCTCCTTTCGATGTCCTGGTCGCTCGCGATGACGAGGACGAGGGCACCTTGCTGGCCCACCACGAGCTGGAGGCCGTGGCCAGCGACGCGGGAGTCCTGACGCCGCCCGTCCTCCGGCGAGGGACTCGCTCCGACATGGACACCGTCCCCACGCGCGGCCCGACACGGGTCCCAGGCTTGCTGGGCCTGCCGCCCATCGCCGACAACGTGGCCGAGGGGCTCGTCATCAAGAGCGATCAGCGCGTCCCCCCCAGCGCACGCGCCTCCTTCAAACGGAAGATCGAGGAGTTCAGCGAGGGCCGCTTCGACGAGAGCGAGGCATGGAACCCCCACCAACCGCTCTCCGTGGAAGCCCTGGCGGGCTGGTCCGCACGGCTGGTCAACCCCGCCCGCATCGCCAGTGCGCTCTCCAAGTGCGGACGGGACCGGGTCGAACCCCTTCTCGATGAGGTGGTCCTCGACGTGCTCATGGACCTGGAGCTGGCGTTTCCCCTCGCCTATCGCTCGCTCGACGCCATGGCGGAGGATTTCCTCTCTGCGAGAATCCGAGAACGCGCCTTGCCGCTCATCCAGGCAGCGCTCGCGCCACACGACTCGCAATGA